The Candidatus Omnitrophota bacterium region GTCACGAGAGACGGCTAAAAATTTTTCATCTATTCCGGTGTATTTTTTAATCGTGTCGATCATTCGTTCAATATCAAAAACGCCGTATTTCACTCCGCAATAGTAACTATCTCGCAATAAATAATCTTGTTTATCGGCATCCAAAGGGCCCGATACAATTCCTTTCAATATTGGATCGCATAAATCTCCTGACAATATACTAATGATTTTCTCACGTTCTCGTTCACTTATAATTTTTGCAAGTTCAGCATTCTTCGAAATAATATCGCGAGTGATTTGTTCGTGAAATTTTTCTTTTTTCCCGATTTTTCGGGGGTCAAAAAATTTTTCTAAGATATTTTCCGAGACATGAGAAAAAGGGCCATGACCAATATCATGCAATAAAGCGGCAATTCGAATTAATTCGATTTCTTCTTCATCTTTTAGAAGATTTTTCGCCATTCTTCCAGCAATGTGTTTAACGCCGAGCGAATGTTCGAAACGGGTATGCATGGCTCCTGGATAGGCCAGAAATGCCATCGCAAGTTGTTTAATCCTTCGAAGGCGTTGAAATACTTTCGTATCGATGATTTGTTGTTCTTTTTCGGTTCGCTCGATAAAGCCATGTATAGGATCGCGGATTTCTCTCATCTCGTAATGACGTTTCATCTGAAAAAGATTGAACATGATTTATTCATCACGTTTTATTTTAGTGCTTTCGAAATAATAATGATACGGTAAGAAAGCATTTTTGAATGATATACGTTACAAAATAACCATAGCGTCGCCGTAGGAATAGAAGCGGAAGCGGTTGGCTATGGCGAATTCATAAGCCTTTCGGCGCAGGTCGTTTCCCAGGAAGGCGGAGACGAGGAGGAGGAGCGTCGTGCGGGGGAGGTGAAAATTGGTGATCATGGCGTTGACGATGTGGAAAGGGCGGCCGGGATAGAGGAAAATGTCGGCGTTTCCCGCTCCGGCGGTGAGTTTTCCCGGAGCGGCGGCGGCGCTTTCGAGGATGCGGACGGCGGTGGTGCCGACGGCGACGACGCGGCGGTTTTGGGCTAAGGCGTTTGCGACGGCGTCCGCCGTTTCTTGGGGCAGAAAGTAGGCTTCGGAGTGCATACGGTGATCTTCGACGCGCTCGCAGCGCATGGGAAGAAAGGTGTCCAGTCCTACGCGAAGAGTGGCCTTATGAATTTGGATGCCTTTTTCTTGCAGAGCGGCGAGGAGTTCCGCAGTGAAGTGGAGTCCCGCCGTGGGGGCGGCGGCGGAGTCAAGGCGTTCGTTCGCTTGGGCGTAAACGGTTTGATAGCGTTCTTTGTCCAGATCGGAGAACTCGCCGTCCTGGCGAGCGATATATGGCGGCAGGGGAATATGGCCGTGGGCGGCGAGGGCGGTTTCCCAATTGCCCTGCCATGAGAACTGGACGATGAATTCGCCGTCGCCGAGGGATTGAATAACATCGGCGTAGAAGGAAACGGAAAAGGCGACGCGGGTTCCGGCTTTGAGGCGGGAGGCGCGGTAAGCGATAATGCGCCAATTCTCGCGATCAATGCGTTCAAGAAGCAGCATCTCTATGGCGGCGCCGCCGGGTACTTTTTTTCCGAATAAGCGGGCGGGGAAGACGCGGGTATTGTTGAGGACGATGACGTCGCCGGGAGACAAATAATCGGGCAATGATCGAAAGCGCGATTCATGTATGCCGCCATCAGCCCGTTTGACGACGAGCAAGCGGGATTCGTCGCGGCGTTCGGCGGGGAATTGGGCGATCAGTTCGGGAGGCAGATGGTAATCGAATTGGTTAAGTTCCATTTGGTTTTTTTAGGATCGATCGTCAAGATTTTCGTTCATTTCCCCCCGCGCGAGCCATATCCTGGAGAGAGGAATTGTTTTCGCAGAATTAAAAAACATAAAGCAACGTCAACGCCATCCTCCGAAAATATTCAATAGAATCGTTAAAAGAATGGAGAGAACGATGCAGGTTACGATAGGAAAATAGAAACGGACGTTTTCGCCTTTGTAATCGATGTCGCCTGGAAGGCGGCCCAGGAAGGGAATATGGGGCGCCAGGAGGAAGACGCATCCGATCAAGATAAATAGTGCGCCGATGACCAGAAAGAGTTTTCCTAAACTGGGAGACATAGGATGTTCTCCAAAATGACGAATCGCGGAATAATACCAAGTATTTTTAAGAATGTGACTTAAAATTCCCTCGCCCTCTGGGAGAGGGCTAGGGTGAGGGGATTATAAGTTTAATAATATCAACCCTCACCTAACCTCTCCCCATCTTGGGAGAGGGATTTAAAACCAACAATCTCAATGCAGGTTGGTATAATTCTATTGATTCTTTTCATCGAATTTGAGATGGTATTCATGCGGAGGCGCATGGTAAGGAAAAATTCCGCGCCTTTCCGGGATGAGAAGATAAATAGCGGCGGCGTTCGCTTCGCTCGGCCTATCCTGCGTTATCTTATGTCATCCTGTTCCGTTCCGAAGGTATAATTATACACGGACGCAAGAGAAGAGGAAATTGCGGCAAGTTGGGAGCTGGAAAATGCCGGTGGAGCTTTGCATCCAGAATCGGAAGGCTGGTTTTCGTCAGGTGGAGCAGCGGCCTCTGCGCCGGAATGAGATTCGGATCAAGACGCAATTGACGGGACTTCGGCATGGGGACGATCTGTTCCTATGGAAAATGGCGGGTTGGAACGATCATTCCGCTCCCGTGGCTCCGTTAACGTGGGGCGTGGGAGAAGTGGTGGAGGTGGGATCGGAAGTGGATCGGTTTGCGGCGGGAGATATGGCGCATGGGCCGATGCCGCACCGGGATTATCACATTTTCCAGCAGGATGAAGCCTATCCCTTGGCGTGGTTGAAAAAGAAATTTTCCGTTTTCGCCGATCCGGGAGCAGCGGCGCTGCGTTGCATTCATGCCAGTGGATTGAAGTATGGAGACCGGATGGCGATTTTCGGGATGGGGGCGGTGGGGCTGATGGCGGCGCAATACGCTCTGGCGAGCGGGGCGGGCGAGGTGATCGCCGTGGATCCGTTGCCTTCGCGCCTCAAAACGGCGCAGAATTTAGGAGCGCATACGACGATTCAAAATTCGTTGGGTGAGGGAGATCGATGGGAAAAGCTGGCCGATCTGGATTCTGTCGTGGAACTATCGGGAACAGACCGGGGATTGAGTCAGTGCATTCAGGCAGCGCGATGCGGGGGAACCGTAACGGCGGGAGGATTGCATTATTCGGCGGAAGCGGTGGAGGAGGCGCGGAGAGAATGTTTGAAAAAAGGAACATGCTTTATAGAAGCCGAGAATTATCCCGTGCGGGCGGATTTGGAGCGCATCGTTCTGAAGAGCTTGGCGGATAAAACTGTGATCGTTTGGCCGATCCTATCGCACGTTTATTCTTTTCAGAATGTTTCACTGGCTTTGCAAAAGATCGAACAAGAGCCGGAGAGCCATATCAAAGTATTATTGGAATACGATTGATAATCCCCCTATATTTACCTCTATTTTCCGCCGCCGATAAAGATAAGGTTCGCCATTTGTAAATCAGGATGACGAATAGAATGGCGCTGACGATTCCTGGCCATATCGCTAGGGGAACGAGAGCGAGATGCAGCCAGACGGCGGCAATAGCGAGCATTGGAAGCCAGCGATTAATTTTCCGCAATTCGGCGAATCCGGCGGCGGCGAGGAGGAAAACGGCGGGAAAAGCCAGGAAAGGCAGCCGGAAGAAATCTACGGCTACCAGCATAGGCAGGGTGGAAAAGAATACGTGCGTTAGACATACGCAAGTTAAACGTTTTGGCGCACTTATAATTCCGACAGCGGCCGGTCCCCATAAGCAGGGAAGCATTTCGCGGTAAATTTGAGAAGATAGAAGAATCGAAAAGCCATGTTGTTGAAAAATGCCCTTTAAATCTTCGCCGGTTAATGACAGCGATTCGGGCGGGGTGTTCATTATGGCGAAAAAATCGGAATGGATTTTAGGCCATAAATCCCAAAAAAAGCCGTAAATTAGAATACCAGGGATTGAGCTGAGAACCACGGGAGCCAGAGATCGCAACGGTTGTTTTCTCACCCACCAAGCGGCGGCGAGTACGGGAACGATGGCGAGAGATTCGGGCCGGTTCAAAGCGCCGAGGGTGACGCCGGCCGTCGTAATGCCGAGATTGGCGGTAATCGCGCCAAAGAAAAAGAGAGATAGACATAAATAGGTCATAGGGTCGGGAAACCAGGCGTGAGCAATGATAAACCGCGCCGCCGGAGCGAAAAAAAACGCCGGCAGAAACGCCGCCGCGATTCCATCCGAAAGCTTAAAAAGTTTCAGAAGAGAAAAAATGAGAAGGCCGCTGGCAAAAAAGGAGACAAACGCCACGGCCCGGAAGCCTGTATCGTAAGCGAAGGGCAGGAAATGTACGATCAACGGCGTGAGGAGGCGGCTGCCGTGAGGCATGGCGTAATATTGATAAGGAGATTTCGCCATTTGCACGTAAATAGTAACGGTGTTATTGCCGCTTAAAGGGTGGAAATAGAATGAGGAGAGCGTTAAGAGAAGAGAGACCGCCGCGCCGAAAAAGAAGCTGGATCGCGAAATATTTTCGATGTTATTCGCAATAGGTTCGGGGGAAGCGTTTAGGAATGGCGGCAGCTTCATCGATCATCCCTCAATGAGCGCGAGTTTGACTAAAAATAAATCAGTGGGAATCAAGGCGTAAAAAGTAATGTAGAAAAAATCCGCTTGCTCCCAAGAGTATAAAAATTGGTCTTCGGCGAAGAAAACAGGATTAGGAATTCCGTTGAAATAATCGTTCTTCGGCATAAATTCAATTCCAGGTTGGCGCAAATTAGCAATTAATTCTTGAATGTTGGAAGATTCTTCTTTTCCAAAACCAAAGATCAACTTGGGACTTCCTTTATAGGTGATATGAGGCAGGATGGCGATTCTTCTTTCCTTATGAGGAGAGGCGATCATTTGTTTGGGTATTTTAAATAAAACGGCTCCATTTTGGTTCAATTGGATGTGAAGTCCCACATTGTTTTGGTTTTTTTCTTTTTGGAACCAATTGATCTTTTCCATTTGGCCGAACATCTGGATGGGAGAGTTTTCTTTTGACGACTCCGCGTAGATTTTTTGCAAAAGATCGGATTCAAGAAGCGCAATTTTGTTCGAATAACATTGAACAACAAATAGGACGAATGCGAATATGGCGGCCAAGGCGAGAAAAAAACCTATGCGTGAACCGGTTTTATAGTAGGTTGAATTAAGTATGAGAGGTTGGGTCCATCGTCCGATGGGCGCGGGGATGGATGTGATGGGAGCGGCGGACGGCGTTTTTTTCTTTGATGGACGCAAGGTTTTATTCGAATTCATTGTTTACGGGCGCAAATCTAGGCTTAATTGTGATCGTTATTGCCCTGCGCGAATCGATGCGCGGCAGTTCGCGTAATTATGGCTTTGGCGCCGCGAAAGTATAAAAAAACGCGGATTCCTCGATCCATTGAATCGCAGGAATTTAAGGATGATGTTGGATAGCGCGGAATTGTCAAGGGCGGGAAGACTTACCCGCGGCCTCCATCCCTACCCTACCCTTTCCATGATGGATAGGGAATTGACAGTCCGTTTAGCGAGTTAGCCTTTCATTTTCAAGACGGCGAGTTCCCAAGGGGGGATTTGCAGGTTGGCGCCGTCTTTTCGGGAATGGAATTGCGTATTTTCGGCGTGGGGAAAGACTTTGTGCAATTGAATCAACCTCTTTTTGTCTCTATCGATCAGTTCGCAGGAAGCGGGATGAGGGCTAAAGTTGGCGAGGATCATAATTCCACTATCGTAAAAATAGACGCCAAGATTTGTAAGACAAGAGATTTCAATATTGTAAGGATTGGGGATTTCATGACGGATTTCCTGTCCTAACATGGCGGACCATTGCGTTTTCGCCGTCCAATCCTGAATCATAAGGGGACGCGGCGGGAGAAATTGCTCTTTATCGGGGGAGAATTCTTCATGAGTGAAGGTTTGCAGGTTGAGTACTAGAATTTTTCCTCCTTCAGCTGGTTGATTTTGGGTGAGAATAGGAATTTCTTGGCCGTGCGCCATGACGGATAAAATAATTTTGGCCTGAGTTGGTAGGGGAAGAGGCCGAAAATTGTTGGGGGGAATAGAAGTTAAATTGACGATTTCCTGGCCGCGGAGGAGGAATTTTTCGGCTTTTACCGTATCCATCGTTAGAGAAGCGAAGGGTGCGAAGCCCGCCGCCTGGTTGAGTTCGGAATCGTGCAGTTTCATTAGAAAATCGGGAGTAACGATGATTGTTGAGCCGTTTTTCAGCCATTGTTTGACGGCGTCGCCGATGGCTGGATCGTCCGCCGCTTGGCATGGCAGAAAGACGCTGGCTGGATTTTGGGGCAATTGAGCGCAAGGCAAAGGCGATAGGCCGAGGGCGGCGGCGTAATCGAAGAGATAAAGGTTAGCGGCGCCGCCGGGACCGCTGCCATCGCTTTGGGGAGGCTTATAGGCGGGCATTCCAAGGGGATGTCGATCCTTAAGGAGTTTGCCGAGGGCATAGACGGCATCGTGCCGGGCGCGGAAATCGCGCAGGCATTCGTGCGACTGGAGGAGGCTTCCCGCCTCGAAGAGAACAATTTCGCGCGCGCCTGCCAGGACGTTTTGATAGGCTTGCATGAGGTAGAGTTCCGGGCTGCAATCCCCGAAATCGTACCAGCCGCCGCCGATTTTATCGCCCGCGATGGATTTCAGCCAACTGTAATTGATATAGCCTTGCGTGGGCATGACGTAACCGTAGCGCTTCGTGTCGGGCCTGCGGGTTTCCGTACCCACCCAGATGCGATCGAATCGCTGCGGGGCGCGCTCCACGTCATAGCCGTAGCAATGGAAGCGGTCGTACCATTGGGGGAATTTGAGGATGACGTGGACGGAAGGATTGGCGGCGCGGGCGGGTTTAAAGACGCACTCGTCAGCGATTTGCATCATCAAATCCAAGCGGTATTGGGGCCAGGAAAGATCGCCTTTGGCTTTGATGGATTCCTCGGTCTCGTCGTCGGTGGCGAAGAAGTCGTCGATCATGATTTCATCGAACATCGCTGCGATTTTTTGAAAATGCGCGGCCAAGTCTTCTTGGGTTTTTGGATTTTGGTAATTCATCCAAATCTCCTTATCATTGGCGGCAACGCCGAAGCCGTTTCCGGCGAGGGTGGCGACGCCGACGGAAACTTGCAAGCTTTGCTGGCGGAAGAAATCTCTAGCCGCCGCCAAATTGTCTAGAGAGGCCGCATAGCCCGTGCGGATCGATTCGAGGTAGACTTTCTCGACGCCCAAATCACGAAAAACGGAGATGGCTTTTTGCCGGTTTTCGGGGGAGGAGAGATAATGATCGACCTGATCGGCGGTTACATAGGTTTGGAATTGGGGGATGGAGTGCGTTTGAGCGATGACGCAAGGCGAGAATGCGGCGAGGACGAAGAAAAAAATCGGAACGATTAGACGCATAGTGGTTCTCCCTGTTTGATAGGAATCGTTAAACCGCCTGGAACAGGAGAATACACAATTTTTAGGGAGAAGGCGACCGGCGCGTTTTGAATTGGGAGAATATGGAGTGAGTAGAAATATAATTACTCTTCAATGGCTTCCACTTCTTCTTGAAAAACAGAAAAATAGATGTGATTTTTTATAAGATCGGCGCTGTTTTTTCATAACGCTGAGAGAAAGCTTATAGGATGAAAACGATCGATCGATTCGATGCGGGCGCTTTGGCGGTTTGGGGGCTGGTTTTGCTGGCGTCGTTTATTTTGCTGGGATATTTGGCCGCGAATCCCCGGAAAATGTTGTGGATCGAGACTGGGCATCCTTCCGCCGCTTACGGCGCCGGAGACGAATGGCTGCGCAAGGGAGAATATGCGAAGGCGATTCGGGAGTATGAGAGGGGGCGGGATTATTTCAAGGAGTTGTACGAGAAGGACCGGCTCGACGGCCATCGCAAGCAGATAGCGTCAGGGATGCTTCGATTGGCGAACGCTTGCTGCGTTAAAAGGGGAACGGAAGCTTTGGCGCAGGCGGTTCGCTATTATGACGAAGCTATCGCTTTGGAGCGGGGAATGAGCGAAGGCCAGCCATATCTGGCGCGGGGAGATGCGCTGTTGCAGCTGGAGCGTTATGAGGAAGCGGCGGCGTCTTACACCGAGGCGATCGAGAGGGGGCGAGGGAAAACATCCTTGAGGGCGATTTATGGTCGGGGAGTGTGTTACGCCGAAATGAATTCACCGGAAAGAGCAGCGGACGATTGGCATTTTTTCTTGCGCTATAGCAATGGAATCGCCAAGAATGAATTGGAAAGAATCGCGGCGCTGCCGGAGAGCGGAAATCCCCATTGGAAAGCGGTTGTAGGCGGAGCGTTGTTGTTGCTGGGAGAAAAAAGTCGGGCGCTCAGTTTACTAGAAGAGTATACGGCGGCGGGGGCGGACGACCGTTTTGGAAAATATTTGTTGGCAGAGGCTTCGGATCGGCCTTTTCCCGAGGATGAGGGAGCGATCGGATTGGAGCAGTGTTTTCCGTCGAAGAATGAGGCGCCGCGGCAGCTGGGATCCGCGTGGTTCGACTTATACGCGGCGCAATCGGGTAAGTTTCTATTGACGGCGGGATTGTCAAGCGCAGCGACGGGTATAGCATTGCCGCAGGCGGCGATTCGGGGAAAGAATGAAAAAATTCTCGTTGTCGAAAGCGCCGAATCGAGAAGCTGCGCATTAACGATCGAATTGGACGAAGGCAAGAATCTCATAGAAATCCGTGCAAATCGGCAGGCGGGGAGCGATGAAGAACCTGCGGTATATTTGCATAGTCTGGAATTGCGGCGGGAGACGGAAATAAATGATGAATGAGGAGTGATGAATGATGAAAAACGTTCGATTCGCGATGGCGGGAATTTTATACTAGAAACCAAACCTCTTTTTAAGCAGCGAATACAAGAAAGAAAAATATTGGCGCAAAAAGATCAAATAGATAATTGGGAGCGCAATAGGCGAGAGTTAAGATTGAGCATCATGGATGAGGGTATCGAAAAGCGATATATTCGCGGTTGAATGAATTCCTTTCTCTTCACCCGTAACGCATCAAGAGGTTTAATCGTTAAAATGAAGATGCGATAACTCCATTCGTTTTTACCCCTAAAAAATAATCGAATCGTTGAGGAAAGGATTATTAAACATGACGGTTTTCGGTTGCAATTCGTCCAATGGAAAAAAGAGCGCAGTTCGTTTTGGCCTTCTTTTTTTGTGCGCAAGCGTTGTATTCGTTTCCTGCGGGAAAAAAGAGGAAAAAAAGCCGGTGGAGAAATTAAACGTCAAGATTTTTCTATCGGGAACGAATTTAAAGGTGAAGGCGTTTGAGCCTATTTTCAAGGAATTCGAGGCGGCTCATGGGGGCGTGGTCGTAAATGCCACTGTGGAAACGGCGGATCCCGGCAAAGTGAAAGACGATCCCGCCCTCTATATCGGCCAGGCGGATGTTATTCTGTTTCCATCGGCGTTCAATGCGGCGTTGCGTTCGCGGCCGGACGCTTATTATCCCATTTCCGCCACCATGACGGTTATGCCTCCATTAATCGATAAGGCGTATATCGCCGCCGATGGGACGTCGAATTGGGCGCTGCCGCTGTTGATCGATCCCGTGGTGATCGCTTTCAAAAAAGCGGCGTCGGAGATCATTGGAGAGAATAAGCCGCCGAGAGATTGGGCCAAAATAAGCATGATCAGCGGCATGAAGCGCAGCGAGGGAACGACGATGCCGCATCTTGTCTTTATTACGGATTCGCCCTATGGATTGACGGACAGCCTGGCGGCTTTTCAAATGGCGGCTGGATTTTATCAGGATCAAGTGCGGGAGATCGCTGTGAATAAAGAAGAATATGAAATGTTTGGCGTGAAAGCTTTTGGGCAAGCGATTTTGAATTTGAAGACGTATTTGAAAGAGTCCGAGGGTCCCGTCGAAGAGATTCCGCAACTTTCCAATGTATCGGAATTCGTACAATCGAAATCTTTAATCGCATTTACGCGCTATTCCAGCGTTATGTCGCTGCCGTCAAACGAACGCGACCAACTCTACCTTCTGCTTCCGCCATGCGATGAGAAAAAAATGACGATTCCCTGCCAAGTTGCGGCGGGCGCTCTTCCCATGGAGGCGTCGAATCCTAAGAGAGGGATGGACTTTTTAAATTTTTTGTTGTCTCATATAGACGTTGTAGCCAAAGCGCAAGGATATTGTACGCTGCATGAAGCGGAAAATGGGAAAGCCGATCTGCGATTCGCGCCGGGAGTTTATTTTGTCGTGAGGGATAATGAAGCGATCATTAACCAAAAAACAGCGATAGACGCTATGAATGGAAGGCTGCCCGTGGAAGAATTTAACGAACGTTGGGCGGAGGGTTTTAATCTTCCAAAAAATAATTGAAAAAAAATGAAAAAAACCTCTTCCCAAAGTGTACATTTTTTGAATTTAGCGTTGACAAGCGTTTTGGACTGTGCTAGATTGCAAGCAAATTCGCTCTATCTAAGTTGAGTTTAATCGGCTGAAATGCGTGATTTCCGAGGGAGCATTATTCCCCAGGATGGAACGATTGGGACAAGAGGCCGAGCTAAACGTAAGAACATTCATGTCAGGCGTTTGCATGTGGAAATCTTCGCTGGCTGAGTGGAAAGGATGTTCCGATAGAAAAAAGACGCTGTAAGGCGAGAGAAAAGCAGTTTGGGTGTAATGTCCTGACTTTACAGGACTTAATATAAATCGAGCCCGAGGGGTTTTATTTGGCATAAGTTATGCTAAATAAAACGGAATGCGTGTCTATTGAATGAAATGCGTGGGAATCGTCAAGGTTCGATATCGCGACTGCAATGAAAGGAAAAGCGAGTTATGGCCAGAATGTCTTGTGAGAAAGCTTCAAGCAGCGTGCCTCAGGAGGGAGAAATGCGTAATCAAGGAGATACAGTGTTTTCACACTTTCGAAAATTAAATCGCGATCATAGAGGAAAAGGAGAGATCATGAAGAGAGTAATCATCGGCAATCTGATGAGAGTTCGATCGATACTGGGACTAATCTTCGCTTTGGCGTTGCTTGCAAGCGGTTCGGCCATGGCCCAGCCTCTTCTCGACGCGTCGGCGATGAAGTTCGTCAACCTCGACGTTTCGTTTTACAACGGTCAAGGTTCGACGGGTTATTCCACCGTCGCGGGCAAAACGGTGCGATACGTCAGCGGTATCTTTTACGCGAAAGATTCCGGAACGCGGATTTACGATCTGACGCGCGATGGCAAGATCGACGTCACCGCCGTGCAGGGTCAGTTCTTGGCCGGCGGCGATAAGCCGATTCTGGCGAACATCGAGAACGGAGATTTGTTGCAATTGTTCGCCGTTGTAACCGGCGTTCCCTCCGCTTCCGTTACGGCGATTCAGAATACCGCAGATGCGGACGCCATCGCGGCGGTGAAAAGCGTCATTAAAGCGACGTTGTGCGTCGATCCCGCTAATTTGAAATCGATTCTGCCGTTATGGGATCAAACCACCGTTCCCTCCAGCCTTTATGCGAACGTCAGCCCCACCAGCGTTACAGGCATCACGGCGGATAACGTATACGGCATTACGGGCTTGAAGGCGAACACGGTTGTATGCTCGTGGAATATTTCCCAACTAGTGATGGCGGCGACCGATCCGGATGCCAGGATGTACGGCAGCGGTCTTACAGCCAACTTGCAAATCGTCGGAAGTTTGATCGCTGACGCTTCCACCGGCGTATCAAACTTGACGGGTTACGAAATCACGAGTTCTTCCGGCAAGATGACAGGGCCGGAAATTTCCACCATCCAAATCGACGACGCCACGGATACCGTCTCTAAACTTCTCGCGAATCCAGCGGCGGTGGATACGCCGGATCATGCGGCTCGGTGGACGGAATTGAATCCCAATCAAAGACTGACGACTGAACTGCCGTTCCAGTTCCGCGCGGGCGATATTGTTACGTTTAAAGCGGTGATTAATCCGAATGCGGATAAAGACGGCGAGCCGGACGCTTATTTTGCGGCTAACAGCGACCCGTTTTATGTTCTCAATTCGTCCAGTCCCAATAAAACGGCCGGCGAGGCGCACGTCAATTTGACGCCGAGCGGTCAGACCGCTTATGTAAAGACGGCTACCGGCGAAGTGACGATCTCAATGACCATTAAGAATCGTTCGATCGTCGATTTCTCCAGCATGTACAATATCTTCTCGTATACCCAACCATCTGGCGCCAACATGATTCTTTATGTTACCGGCCAGATGAAGGACGATTTGGTCACGTTCGGCGAATACGAGAATCTGCTTTTTACGCTGGCCATTTCCGACGATGTCGGCGCAGCGACGAATACGGCGCTGGGCGATGGCTATGGCACGGAAGGAACAGCTTACGTTTATGCGGGCAATCAAGGTACAACGGCAACTTACGCCAATAGCAACGATGCCTTCTTTGCGGATACGACCGGCGTATTGGTTACGGAACTGGCCATGTACGGCGAAGATTCCACCTCACCGCATAACCAGAACTTCGTCAGCAGTCTGCCGCAGAACCATAAGGTCGGTCCTGGGTATACTACCACGTTGAACGAGTGGAACGACGAAGCCTTCCTCGCAATGAAGATCATCGGCGGCAACGAGAACGCCAATACCTTGAGTTGGTTGAATATTCAAGTTCTGACCGATCCCGCAGGAACAAATCCGTGGAGCGAGTGGGCGAACGACGATAGTGTTATTGCTAATAAAGCGTATAACACTACTTATACCGCCGCCGGCGGCAGTAGCGTCGGTAACGCTTCTTCCTTCATCGCCACAGTACCCAACGTTCCGAGCGGAACCATTCCCGGCGCTTCCGTAACCGTGAGATTGTTGGCGGCTGTGAATCCGACCACTCAGTTGAATCCTGGCGCCGGCGTTATTCTCAAGGTTTCAGACGATGCGCGCAACCCGGCATTGGTCTACGA contains the following coding sequences:
- a CDS encoding HD domain-containing protein, which produces MFNLFQMKRHYEMREIRDPIHGFIERTEKEQQIIDTKVFQRLRRIKQLAMAFLAYPGAMHTRFEHSLGVKHIAGRMAKNLLKDEEEIELIRIAALLHDIGHGPFSHVSENILEKFFDPRKIGKKEKFHEQITRDIISKNAELAKIISEREREKIISILSGDLCDPILKGIVSGPLDADKQDYLLRDSYYCGVKYGVFDIERMIDTIKKYTGIDEKFLAVSRDGIYTLEQYIIAKYHMTTQVYRHKVRLVSDAMIVRAIELGIDKDKLDWLIQLYKYDGTDEYICNFLEWDGVIT
- the queA gene encoding tRNA preQ1(34) S-adenosylmethionine ribosyltransferase-isomerase QueA, with protein sequence MELNQFDYHLPPELIAQFPAERRDESRLLVVKRADGGIHESRFRSLPDYLSPGDVIVLNNTRVFPARLFGKKVPGGAAIEMLLLERIDRENWRIIAYRASRLKAGTRVAFSVSFYADVIQSLGDGEFIVQFSWQGNWETALAAHGHIPLPPYIARQDGEFSDLDKERYQTVYAQANERLDSAAAPTAGLHFTAELLAALQEKGIQIHKATLRVGLDTFLPMRCERVEDHRMHSEAYFLPQETADAVANALAQNRRVVAVGTTAVRILESAAAAPGKLTAGAGNADIFLYPGRPFHIVNAMITNFHLPRTTLLLLVSAFLGNDLRRKAYEFAIANRFRFYSYGDAMVIL
- a CDS encoding DUF2905 domain-containing protein, coding for MSPSLGKLFLVIGALFILIGCVFLLAPHIPFLGRLPGDIDYKGENVRFYFPIVTCIVLSILLTILLNIFGGWR
- a CDS encoding zinc-binding dehydrogenase, with product MPVELCIQNRKAGFRQVEQRPLRRNEIRIKTQLTGLRHGDDLFLWKMAGWNDHSAPVAPLTWGVGEVVEVGSEVDRFAAGDMAHGPMPHRDYHIFQQDEAYPLAWLKKKFSVFADPGAAALRCIHASGLKYGDRMAIFGMGAVGLMAAQYALASGAGEVIAVDPLPSRLKTAQNLGAHTTIQNSLGEGDRWEKLADLDSVVELSGTDRGLSQCIQAARCGGTVTAGGLHYSAEAVEEARRECLKKGTCFIEAENYPVRADLERIVLKSLADKTVIVWPILSHVYSFQNVSLALQKIEQEPESHIKVLLEYD